Within the Plesiomonas shigelloides genome, the region GGCGATAGCATGGACCCAATGCCGCCAGCGCTGACCAAACTGCCCTACATCGTGGTGATGGTGGATGAGTTCGCCGACCTGATGATGGTGGCCGGTAAGAAGATTGAAGAGCTGATTGCGCGTTTGGCGCAAAAAGCACGCGCCGCGGGTATCCACTTGGTGCTGGCAACGCAGCGTCCGTCAGTGGATGTGATCACCGGTCTGATTAAGGCCAACATCCCAACCCGGATTGCGTTTACCGTATCCAGCAAAATTGACTCGCGCACCATTTTGGATCAAAGCGGTGCTGAAAGTCTGCTGGGGATGGGGGATATGCTCTATCTGCCGCCGAACTCATCTATCCCTGAGCGGGTGCATGGTGCTTTTGTACGCGATCAGGAAGTGCATGCGGTCGCCCAGGATTGGAAAGCGCGTGGTCGTCCACAGTATATCGATGCCATTTTGGCCGGCGATAGCAGTGAAGGCGGCAACGGCTACGACAATATGGATGAAGAGCTGGATGCCCTGTTTGATCAGGCGGTACAGTTCGTTACGGAAACGCGCCGTGGCTCTGTCTCTGGCGTACAGCGTAAATTCAAGATTGGCTACAACCGCGCGGCGCGGATCATCGAGCAGATGGAAGCGCAGGGGATTGTGAGTGCGCCGGGCCATAACGGTAACCGTGAAGTGCTGGCTCCGCCGCCAATCAGAGATTAAAACGTTAACGGTACATAGCGCGGCCAGTGCTAATACCTAGCCTTGATAAAATCGAGCGTAGGTAATAGAGCTGGCCGTTGCACAATTTCGCATCTCATGCGGCACACTAAATGCAAACTATACCCAAACAACGTGAAGTTGCAGGTAGGCGGCAAGTGAGTGAATCCCCATGAGCATAGGCAAACTATGTGATTGGGGTGAACGAACGTAGTCAACACCGCTGCAGCTTCAAGTAGGAAGGGTATACATGGTCTAAGTGTGCTAGCGATAAATGTTCAACATGATGATGCGCTATACGATTATGAGTGCGCAGTGCGTGCGTTAACCGACGTTTAAACGGTGACCGCTGACACTGGCCTTGATGGCAATGAAGGGAGTGACAATGAAAAAGTGGTTTATCACCTGCGGTATTGTTCTCGGCATGATGTCATCCACGGCATGGGCTGATGCCCGTTCTGATTTGCAGAGCCGACTGGGAAAAATTAATTCATTTAGCGCCTCGTTTGAACAGACTGTGACCGGTCCAAGCGGCGCGGCGATCCAACAAGGCGAAGGCAAACTGGCGGTGACACGCCCGAATCTGTTTCGTTGGGAAGCTAAAACGCCAGACGAAAGCCTGCTGGTGACTGACGGCAAAACCTTGTGGTTTTTCAATCCGTTTGTTGAACAAGTCACGATTAGTAATCTGAAAGACGCGACCAGCAATACACCGTTTGTCCTGCTGACGCGTAACAATCCTTCCGACTGGGCTAAATACAACATCACCCAGAAAGGCGATCAGTTCACGCTTAAGCCTATTAAGTCTGATGGCAACATGAAGCAGTTTGACCTGACTGTCACTCCGGCTGGAGTGATCAAAGGTTTCTCAGTGGTGGAAATGGATGGTCAAAAGAGCCAGACCGTTTTGAATCGCTTCTCTACATCGGCGGTGAGCAAGTCACAGTTTAGCTTTACTGTCCCGAAAGGGGTTGAGATTGACGATCAGCGTAACTGATAGGTCACCATTGCCGCGCTCCGAGTGATATGGCTTGGTTGTTCATTGGTTGTTGTCATAAACACTGTGAACAACATTGCGATCAACAACCTAGCGCGGCAAACCAGAGCTACAAATACTGGTGACAAGTAAAACGCGGAAAAGAATTCAGCAAATAAGGCTGCGTGGTGAGTAATTTATCTTTGGATTTTGCGGCAGATTTTCAGCCGCTGGCCGCACGGATGCGTCCGCAGACACTGGATCAGTATATTGGTCAGGCTCACCTGCTCGCGCCGGGAAAACCGTTGCGCCGTGCGGTGGAGGCCGGTCATCTGCACTCGATGATTCTGTGGGGGCCTCCGGGTACCGGAAAAACCACCTTGGCAGAAGTGATTGCGCGCTATGCCAATGCCGATGTCGAGCGCGTGTCGGCGGTAACATCGGGTATCAAAGAGATCCGTGAAGCGATTGAGCGTGCTCGGCAAAATCGCGATCGGGCGCGGCGTACTATCTTGTTCGTCGACGAAGTGCATCGCTTCAATAAAAGTCAGCAAGATGCGTTCTTGCCACATATCGAAGATGGCACGATCACGTTTATTGGTGCGACGACCGAAAACCCGTCTTTTGAACTCAATAACGCACTGCTATCTCGTGCGCGGGTTTATCTGCTCAAATCCCTCACCGAAAACGATATTCTGGCAGTGCTTGAACAAGCCATGCAGGATAACGTGCGCGGTTTAGGCGGCCAGAATATTGAACTGCCGCCTGACACGGCTTTAGCGTTGGCGCAGCTGGCGAACGGCGATGCGCGAATGTCCCTTAATTGCCTAGAGCTAATGGTGGATATGGCCGCCGAGCAACCGGACGGGCGCAAAATTCTGACTTCAGAGTTACTGCGCGAGGTTGCCGGTGAGCGCAGTGCGCGCTTTGATAATAAAGGCGACCGCTATTACGACCTGATTTCTGCCCTGCACAAATCCATTCGCGGCTCTTCTCCGGATGGTGCGCTCTATTGGTATGCCCGTATTTTGACTGCCGGTGGTGATCCGCTCTATGTCGCACGGCGTTTGTTGGCGATAGCTTCGGAAGATGTGGGCAATGCTGACCCGCGTGGGATGCAAGTGGCGATCGCCGCATGGGATTGCTTTACGCGTGTTGGACCGGCGGAAGGCGAGCGAGCCATTGCTCAGGCGATTGTGTATTTGGCCTGTGCGCCGAAGAGCAATGCAGTGTATACCGCATTCAAAGCGGCGTTAGAAGATGCGAAACAGCATCCAGATTACGATGTGCCAGACCATCTGCGCAATGCGCCAACGCGATTGATGAAAGAGATGGGGCTCGGCGCGGAATACCGTTATGCCCACGATGAACCGAATGCTTATGCAGCCGGAGAGAGTTATTTCCCTCCGCAATTGCAGGGTACGCGTTACTATCATCCGGTTGCGCGTGGGCTGGAGAGCAAGATTGCTGAAAAATTATCCTGGCTGACTCAGCAGGATCAAAATAGCCCGATAAAACGCTATCAGTAACTTAGCCTTTGCGTTAATGTGTGTAATATAGGGTGCAGGTCTGCACCTGTTAGTCTTTTAACAGTCTATAAATTTCTCTAAAACGATAAAAAGCGGGATAAAAATGCTCGATCCGAATCTGTTACGAAACGAGCTGGACGTGGTGGCCGAGAAGCTGGCCCGTCGCGGCTTCAAACTGGATGTTGATACACTCAATGCACTGGAAGAGAAACGTAAAGTTCTGCAGGTAAAAACAGAAAATCTGCAAGCTGAGCGTAATGCTCGTTCCAAAGCGATTGGTTTGGCTAAATCGCGTGGCGAAGATATTCAGCCATTGCTGGATGAAGTTGCTTCCATGGGAAGTGAGCTGGATGCAGCAAAGGTTGAGCTGGATCAGCTGCAGGAAGAGTTACGCGGTATTGCGCTGAGCATCCCGAACATTCCTTCAGATGAAGTCCCGACTGGTAAAGACGAAAACGATAATCAGGAAGTCCGCCGTTGGGGTACACCGCGTCAGTATGATTTTGACGTGCGTGACCACGTTGATCTGGGCGAAATGGCTGGCGGTATGGATTTCGCGGCTGCGGTTAAGCTGACCGGTGCACGTTTTGTGGTACTGAAAGGCCAAATCGCTAAGCTGCACCGTGCGCTGACCCAGTTCATGCTGGATCTGCACACCACCGAGCACGGTTATCTGGAAACCTACGTTCCTTATCTGGTGAACCAGGAAACCCTGTACGGTACTGGTCAGCTGCCGAAGTTTGGTAACGATCTGTTCCACACCAAGCCACTGGAAGAAGGCGACCCAACTTTTGCGCTGATCCCAACCGCAGAAGTGCCAGTGACCAACTTGGTTCGTGGTGAAATTCTGGAAGAAGAATCTCTGCCTCTGAAGATGACTGCGCACACGCCGTGCTTCCGCTCTGAAGCGGGCTCTTATGGCCGTGATACCCGTGGTCTGATTCGTATGCACCAGTTTGATAAAGTTGAGCTGGTTCAAATCGTGCGTCCAGAAGACTCCATGCAGGCGTTGGAAGAGCTGACCGGTCATGCTGAGAAAGTATTGCAGCTGCTGGGACTGCCATACCGTACCGTGCTGCTGTGTACTGGCGACATGGGCTTTGGCTCTCACAAAACTTACGATCTGGAAGTATGGCTGCCAGCGCAGAATACCTACCGTGAAATCTCCTCTTGCTCCAACATGGGTGATTTCCAAGCACGTCGTATGCAAGCGCGTTGCCGCTCTAAGACCGATAAGAAGCCACGTCTGGTTCACACCCTGAATGGCTCAGGTTTGGCAGTTGGCCGTACTCTGGTCGCGATTCTGGAAAACTATCAGCAAGCTGATGGCCGCATTGAGATCCCAGAAGTTCTGCGCAGCTACATGGGCGGTTTGACCCATATTGGTGGTTAATCCCACCATGCTGTATCGCCCAACATAGGGCGCAGTATCGAAATACTAAAAACCCGCTACGGCGGGTTTTTTTATGCCTACGTTTTATTTGTTCAGTTTGTAGTTTGCTCAGGGGCCAGCCAGTGAAAAGCTGCTGATAGCAGCTTATCGAGATGCTGCTATCCCCTTGCTAACCAGTGGCAAATTGTCAGAGCCTGACTACCCTTACCACATAGGCTCGGCAGTAAAATCGGACTGTGTCAGGCGCATTCATCGGCTTACACATTCTGGTGCGATAGCTGCGTTTAGCAATAGTCGCGTTTTGCGATAGGGGAAGCGAAGATGAATGATCCAGATTTCTTTCTAGGCACCGACAGCACCGTTCTGTGTGGTTTATTGCTGGCGTTGATGCTGCTGGCATCAGTGATTGGCTTTACGGTCGGGCGCTTGCGCCACAGTGAAGATGATACCAATGGTGCGACGGTGCAAATTGAATCTGCGCTATTTGGTCTGCTCGGGCTATTGCTGGCGTTTACGTTTGCAGCCGCGGCGAGCCGTAACGAAACGCGCAAAGAGCTGATGGTGGATGCCTCTAACGCCATTGGTACGGTCTATTTGCGTACGTTTCTCTACGAACCACAAACTGGAAGTACGCTGCGGGTGCATCTGAAAGACTATCTTGACCAGCGCATTGCGTATTATGACGTGCGCAGTGATATTGCTGCGATTCGGCAGGTATTAGCCAAAACCGATCAGCTACAAAATCAGTTGTGGGGGCAGGTGATGCAGGCATCACGTCAACAGGAGCATTATCTGGCATCGATGCAGATGATCCCGGCGATGAATGAGATGTTTGATTTGGCCAGCAGCCGCCTCTCGTATGATCGCACGCATATCCCCGATATTTTGCTGATAGTCCTCACTATTCAGGCTCTGGCGGCGGCATTTGCGAATGGCTATAACAGTTCAAAGAGTCGGCACTTTAACTTCTTTGCGTCGATTGGTTTTGCACTGCTCACGGTGATGGTGGTGTACCTGATTTTGGACTTGGATAGACCGCGGCGTGGCATCCTGAATTTAGATGTGCAGCAGCAACTGTTTACGGAGCTAAGGAGCAAAATGGATGCGGATGCCAAATTAGCTCTGCCTTTCTCAAAGCCGCAGTAACCTAAAAAATATGCTTACGCTCAAACTGTTGCAACGGTTTGCGGATGAGCAGCTTGAGGGTTGGGGTGTATTCATATCAGTAATGAGTGAGTCACTTCGGCAAGTATAGGTGGGCGGATATGCTACTGTATGAACTGGATAACAATACTGTATATCCATACAGAAAAATGTAAAATTAGGCTTGCAACGAAAGCGGATAGTGCTTATCTTATACTGTATAAGTATACAGTGCTTGAGAGGCTATCATGGAACTGAGCATTTCCCGACCCGATGATCTGTTCACCTACCGTCCAGTGGCATTTTTTAATGATACAGAGTCGTCGTTATTGTCCTCACCGTCTTTGGTGTCTGGCCGGCAGCGTCTTGATCTCAACTTACACTGTATCAAACGACCGGATGATACCTTTTTCGTCCGTATCAGCGGTCTGTCGATGGTCGACTCAGGCATTCGTCCAGGCGATATTCTGGTCGTAGACCGTATTTTAGCGCCGAAAAAAGGTGATTTGGTGGTGATGATGGAGCAAGGCGAAGTCGTGGTGTATGAGTTGCAGGTAAAACCTGAACTGAAATTGCTATCACTGAGCGCCGATCACGCTGATCGCGTGGGTATGGAAAGTCTGTCTGAATTGCAGCAGATGGGGCAAGTGGGCATTGTGACCAGCATTATCCATCATATCCGCCAGTGATGTGTAACATGTTTAACGAAATGCGTGGCACAGGGAAGGCGGTAAGCGTACTAGCACCTAGTATTTAGATACTAGGTGACTGGTAGATACCGGTATTGCTCGGTGCGAGTACCGCCAGAAGTAAGACTGGCCTTGTGTCCTACGGGGGTAGCGCCTGTAAAATCTGTGAGGCCTTTGACGCAGTTACTCGGTCTTTTCCTTGAATTCACACAAGTCTTCGATGATGCACGAGCCACAGCGTGGTTTACGGGCGATGCAGGTATAACGCCCGTGCAGAATCAGCCAGTGGTGCACATCCAGCTTAAATTCAGCAGGGACGACTTTGAGCAGCTTTTGCTCCACCTCATTGACGTTTTTACCCGGTGCAAATCCAGTACGATTAGAGACGCGGAAAATATGCGTATCGACTGCAATGGTCGGCCAACCAAAGGCGGTGTTCAGAACCACGTTAGCCGTTTTGCGGCCAACGCCCGGCAAGGCTTCCAGTGCTTCACGATCCTCTGGTACTTCCCCTTGATGCTGCTCTAACAAAATCCGGCAGGTCTTGATGACATTTTCTGCCTTGCTGTTAAATAGCCCAATGGTTTTGATGTATTCCTTGAGCCCATCTACGCCCAAATCCAAGATAGTCTGTGGTGTATTGGCGACCGGATAGAGTTTATCGGTCGCTTTATTCACACTTACATCGGTGGCTTGCGCCGACAGCATCACCGCTATCAACAGCTCAAACGGCGTACTGTATTTCAGTTCAGTGGTAGGTTTGGGATTCTCTGCCCGCAGGCGTTCTAAGATCTCGATCCGTTTCTTCTGATTCATTACTGCCGCTTTAGCTGTGTTTGATTAATGACAACTGTGAATTTTCTTCAGATCGTCCGCCGAAGCTGAAGGTGCTGGCGTGGCAGCGCGATTTTTCATGCGCTGATCGATCATGTATTTGGCCGCCAGCATCAAACCTAAGCCGATAAATGCGCCAGGAGGCAAGATGGCCAGCAGGAAACTGTTATCCAGATGGAAGACCTCAATGCGCAGCACTTTGGCCCATGAGCCCAGCAGTAAATCGGCACCATCAAACAGCGTCCCTTTACCGATGATTTCACGCAGGCTTCCCAGCACAAATAAAGCTAAGGTTGCGCCTAAACCGGTAGCGAAACCATCGAGTGCCGAGTCTGCCACGTTGTTCTTGGCGGCAAAGGCCTCGGCACGACCGATCACGATACAGTTGGTGACGATCAGCGGGATAAAAATCCCCAGTGATTGGTACAGACCAAACGCATAGGCGTTGATCAGTAGCTGTACTGCTGTAACCACTGATGCGATGATCATGACGTAAATCGGGATCCGAATTTCACTCGGCACCCACTGGCGAATCGCTGAAATCACTACGTTGGTACAAACCAGCACCAACATGGTGGCCAGACCCAGCCCCAGTGCGTTAGTTGCGGTTGAGGTCACGGCCAAAAGAGGGCACAGACCGAGCAGTTGAACCAGTGCCGAGTTATTCTTCCACAGACCTTGAACGAGAATGTCACGTGAATTGTTCATATACACTCCGGTGATGCTGGCCGTGAATTATTCGCCACAATCAGGTTGCTGAGTAAACAGTGCCTGACCATGGTGACGGACATAAATCAGCGTGTTCTTCACGCCACCGACAACGGCGCGTGGGGTGATTGTCGCGCCGGTAAATTGGTCGAACATGCCGCCATCTTTGCGTACCGCCCAACGTGGGTCGTTATCGTCATGCAGCACTTTGTCTTTAAAGCTTAAGATCCAATCAGAGATCCGCAGATCGATTTTATCCCCTAAGCCCGGTGTTTCGTGGTGTTCGAGCACGCGAACCCCCAACGATTCGCCACTGAGGGTTGCGCCAACCATCAACTGAATTGCACCGGAATAGCCGTTCGGCGCGGTGCTTTCGATAGCCAGAGCCACCGGTTTACCATCTAAACGCGCCAGATAGGCTTTGTGTGGGACGGCTGAGCCGAGCAGGGCGGGATCAGTTACCATGACGCACTCTTTGAGAGGGTCATTGTTGTACAGGTTAGACGGCAATACCTGATTGAGCAGGATCTTTTGCTGCTGCTTGGTTTGTTCGGCGATGCGATCTGCCGTAAGCAGATTGACTACTACGACAGTGCCAACGGCAATCAAGGCAAAGACGGCCAGCGTAATACCGTGCCGGCGCATGGTTGGTAACATGGAGACTCCTTAGCGTCCGTATACGCGTGGCTGGGTATAGTGGTCAATCAGTGGCACGGCCATGTTGGCGATCAGCACGCCAAAGGCGACGCCGTCGGGGTAACCGCCGAGAGTCCGGATCAGGTATACCATCAGTCCGACCACGGCACCAAAGATCAAACGACCGCGGAAGGTCGTAGATGCGGTCACTGGATCGGTAGCAATGAAAAACGCACCGAACATGGTTGCACCTGAGAACAATTCAAACAGCGGCGTGCCGCTTGCATCAGGCGCGACCAGCCAACCGATCGTAGAGGCAATGGTCAGCGTCAGCAGGAAACTGACGGGGATCATCCACTGGATGGTTTTGCGGAACAGCAGATACAGACCACCGAGCAAAAAGCCGATGTTGACCCACATCCAACCTAAACCGGCAAAACTGCCGAAGATCGGTTTTTGCATGATTTCGTGGGCAGTCAGACCGTTTTTCAAGCTGGTTTTCAGCGTGTCGAGCGGGGTGGCTTGTGTCACGCCGTCGATGTCCAGCATCAGCTGATGCAAAGTATTCCCTTCACCGGTATGGCCGGTGAAGATGACGTTCAAGCAATCCATAAAGCTGACTGGTTCGCTTTGTAATCCCAGAACCGGTAACCACGAGGTCATCTGTACGGGAAAGGAGATCAACAAGACAACATAGCCCACCATCGCTGGGTTAAACAGGTTTTGCCCTAAGCCACCGTACAGCTGTTTGGCAATAATGATGGCAAACAAGGTACCGATGACAATGATCCACCAAGGTGCGAGTGGTGGGATGCAGATCCCAAGCAACAGACCGGTAAGCGCTGCCGTACTGTCTTGCAGGGTTTTCCACACTGGCTTTTTGCGTAGCAGCAGCACTGCGCTTTCTGCGAGTACGGCCACCACGATGGCTAATAGGATTTGGATCAGGTTACCCCAGCCAAAGAAGTAGCACTGCGCAGCGACACCCGGAATACAGGCAAGCATCACCTGCCGCATTATGACGTTAGTGCTGCGGTGGTTATGCGTGTAAGGGGAGCTTGCTATTTTGAAAACCATTTATTCCTCACTCGCCTGAGTTTTTGCTTGTTCCTGTGCCGCTTTACGCGCTTTAGCGCGAGCAATGGCAGCAGCTACCGCCGCTTTACGTGGATCAACCGCTTCCGTAGTGGCATCGCTTGGCGTTGCCGTGCTTTCCACATTCGGCGCTACAGTTGCCGGCTCGGTGTGATTAACTGCGGAAGTGGTATCAGCACCTTGCTCTTGCGCGGCTTTACGCGCTTTAGCGCGAGCAATGGCAGCAGCTACCGCCGCTTTACGTGGATCAACCGCTTCGGCAGTGGCATCGCTTGGCGTAGCCGCGCTTTCGGCATTTGGCCCTTCGGTTGCCGGTTCACTGTGATTAACGGCTGCTGTGATATCAGTACCTTGCTCTTGCGCGGCTTTACGCGCTTTAGCGCGAGCAATGGCAGCAGCTACTGCGGCTTTGCGTGGATCAACTGCTTCCGTAGTGGCATCGCTTGGTGTTGCCGTGTTTTCGGCATTCGGCGCTTCGGCTACCGGTTCGTTGTGATTAATGACGGCAGTGGTATCAGTACCTTGCTCTTGCGCGGCTTTACGCGCTTTAGCACGAGCAATAGCGGCAGCTACCGCCGCTTTACGTGGATCAACCGCTTCGGCAGTGGCATCGCTTGGCGTTGCCGTGCTTTCAGCATTCGGTGCTACGGTTGCCGGTTCGTTGTGGCTAGCTGCAGCTGTGGTATCAGCACCTTGCTCTTGCGCGGCTTTACGTGCTTTAGCGCGAGCAATAGCAGCCGCTACCGCCGCTTGGCGTGGGTCGGTGTTCTCACTGCTGTCTGCTACACCAGACGCTGGTGCTGTTGATGACTCCGCATTTTGTTGCGCAGCTTTACGCGCACGCTGTTCTCGCGCCAGTTGTTTGCGCGCTTCGCGTGCGGCCGCCATGGAGTCATCGGCAACCACAGGCGCACTTTCAGCATCCGGCGTCAGTGGACGTAATTGTTGAATCGGTTGTGCATCAGCTGACGGTACTGTTGATTCTGGCGCGGCGCTTTGTGCTTGTTTGGCTTTAATACGCGCCAATACCGCTTGTACCGGATCAACACCTTCGCTGCTGGTTTGTGAGGCGCGACGAGCTTGCGCGGCTTGTTGGGCACGCTGTTCGCGCTCTTCTTTTTCGCGTTGCAGACGTTGTTGCTTGGCTTCAAAGCGCTGTTTAGCGATTTCAGACTTACGCTCTTCGCGGCGAATCTCCCACAGCTCTGCTTTTTCTTGGCGGTAGTACTGCACCAGCGGGATGTTGCTCGGGCAAACATAGGCACACGCACCGCACTCGATACAATCCATAATGTTGTATTGGCGCGCTTTGTCATGCTCTTTACCACGGCTGAACCAGTACAGTTGCTGCGGCAGCAGATTAACCGGGCAGGCATCCGCACAGGAGCTGCAACGGATACAGGCCTGCTCGGCATGCTCTTCGCCAAATTCTGCAGCGCCAGGCGCCAAAATACAGTTGGTGATCTTCACCACGGGAACGTCCAGATGCGGCAAGCTAAAGCCCATCAGTGGACCACCGATGATGATCTGCCCATTCCCAGCGGTGCGGCGATAACCCGCGTGGCTCAGCAAGTGCTGCACCGGCGTACCTAAGCGCGCCCAAATGTTACCTTTGTCGTGAATGGCATCACCGGTCAGGGTAACGACACGCTCGATCAGTGGCTCACCTTCGATAATGGCGCGCTTAATGGCAAAAGCGGTACCGACGTTTTGCATCAACACACCGATCGCCGAGGAGTGTTTGCCTTTAGGCACTTCCATCCCCGTGAGGATCTTGATGAGTTGCTTGGCACCACCAGACGGATATTTCGTTGGAATAATGCGCAGCTGAATATCTTCGCTGCCATCAAGGCTTTTACGCAGGCTTTCGATGGCTAGGCTCTTGTTATCCTCAATACCAATGACGACCTGCTCAGGGCGCAGAATATGGCGCAGGATCCGAATCCCTTCGATGATTTCATCGGCGCGATCTTGCATTAAACGATCGTCAGCGGTGATATAAGGCTCACATTCTGCGGCGTTGATGATCAGCAATTTGATCAGGTTTGCGCCGCCGGTGAGTTTGGCTGCGGTAGGGAAGCCAGCGCCGCCAAGACCGGCAATACCTGCCGATCGAATCTTGGCAATCAACTGTTCAGGGGTGAGCAGATGATAATCTTCAATCTGTTCGCGTTCGACCCACGTGTCGTTGCCATCTGGCTCAATCACCACGCAAAGATCGCTGAGTCCAGAAGGATGCGCGATGGTGCGCGGCTCGACTGCGATAATCGTACCTGAGGTCGGGGCATGAACGGGCAATATGCGTCCGCCACCATGATACTGCGTCAGCGGCTGTCCTTTGAGAACCTTTTCACCGGTTTTAACAATCAGATTGCCAGCTTGACCCGCGTGCTGTTG harbors:
- the lolA gene encoding outer membrane lipoprotein chaperone LolA, with protein sequence MKKWFITCGIVLGMMSSTAWADARSDLQSRLGKINSFSASFEQTVTGPSGAAIQQGEGKLAVTRPNLFRWEAKTPDESLLVTDGKTLWFFNPFVEQVTISNLKDATSNTPFVLLTRNNPSDWAKYNITQKGDQFTLKPIKSDGNMKQFDLTVTPAGVIKGFSVVEMDGQKSQTVLNRFSTSAVSKSQFSFTVPKGVEIDDQRN
- a CDS encoding replication-associated recombination protein A, which translates into the protein MSNLSLDFAADFQPLAARMRPQTLDQYIGQAHLLAPGKPLRRAVEAGHLHSMILWGPPGTGKTTLAEVIARYANADVERVSAVTSGIKEIREAIERARQNRDRARRTILFVDEVHRFNKSQQDAFLPHIEDGTITFIGATTENPSFELNNALLSRARVYLLKSLTENDILAVLEQAMQDNVRGLGGQNIELPPDTALALAQLANGDARMSLNCLELMVDMAAEQPDGRKILTSELLREVAGERSARFDNKGDRYYDLISALHKSIRGSSPDGALYWYARILTAGGDPLYVARRLLAIASEDVGNADPRGMQVAIAAWDCFTRVGPAEGERAIAQAIVYLACAPKSNAVYTAFKAALEDAKQHPDYDVPDHLRNAPTRLMKEMGLGAEYRYAHDEPNAYAAGESYFPPQLQGTRYYHPVARGLESKIAEKLSWLTQQDQNSPIKRYQ
- the serS gene encoding serine--tRNA ligase, whose product is MLDPNLLRNELDVVAEKLARRGFKLDVDTLNALEEKRKVLQVKTENLQAERNARSKAIGLAKSRGEDIQPLLDEVASMGSELDAAKVELDQLQEELRGIALSIPNIPSDEVPTGKDENDNQEVRRWGTPRQYDFDVRDHVDLGEMAGGMDFAAAVKLTGARFVVLKGQIAKLHRALTQFMLDLHTTEHGYLETYVPYLVNQETLYGTGQLPKFGNDLFHTKPLEEGDPTFALIPTAEVPVTNLVRGEILEEESLPLKMTAHTPCFRSEAGSYGRDTRGLIRMHQFDKVELVQIVRPEDSMQALEELTGHAEKVLQLLGLPYRTVLLCTGDMGFGSHKTYDLEVWLPAQNTYREISSCSNMGDFQARRMQARCRSKTDKKPRLVHTLNGSGLAVGRTLVAILENYQQADGRIEIPEVLRSYMGGLTHIGG
- a CDS encoding LexA family protein, with the protein product MELSISRPDDLFTYRPVAFFNDTESSLLSSPSLVSGRQRLDLNLHCIKRPDDTFFVRISGLSMVDSGIRPGDILVVDRILAPKKGDLVVMMEQGEVVVYELQVKPELKLLSLSADHADRVGMESLSELQQMGQVGIVTSIIHHIRQ
- the nth gene encoding endonuclease III; protein product: MNQKKRIEILERLRAENPKPTTELKYSTPFELLIAVMLSAQATDVSVNKATDKLYPVANTPQTILDLGVDGLKEYIKTIGLFNSKAENVIKTCRILLEQHQGEVPEDREALEALPGVGRKTANVVLNTAFGWPTIAVDTHIFRVSNRTGFAPGKNVNEVEQKLLKVVPAEFKLDVHHWLILHGRYTCIARKPRCGSCIIEDLCEFKEKTE
- a CDS encoding electron transport complex subunit E; translation: MNNSRDILVQGLWKNNSALVQLLGLCPLLAVTSTATNALGLGLATMLVLVCTNVVISAIRQWVPSEIRIPIYVMIIASVVTAVQLLINAYAFGLYQSLGIFIPLIVTNCIVIGRAEAFAAKNNVADSALDGFATGLGATLALFVLGSLREIIGKGTLFDGADLLLGSWAKVLRIEVFHLDNSFLLAILPPGAFIGLGLMLAAKYMIDQRMKNRAATPAPSASADDLKKIHSCH
- the rsxG gene encoding electron transport complex subunit RsxG; its protein translation is MLPTMRRHGITLAVFALIAVGTVVVVNLLTADRIAEQTKQQQKILLNQVLPSNLYNNDPLKECVMVTDPALLGSAVPHKAYLARLDGKPVALAIESTAPNGYSGAIQLMVGATLSGESLGVRVLEHHETPGLGDKIDLRISDWILSFKDKVLHDDNDPRWAVRKDGGMFDQFTGATITPRAVVGGVKNTLIYVRHHGQALFTQQPDCGE
- the rsxD gene encoding electron transport complex subunit RsxD, whose protein sequence is MVFKIASSPYTHNHRSTNVIMRQVMLACIPGVAAQCYFFGWGNLIQILLAIVVAVLAESAVLLLRKKPVWKTLQDSTAALTGLLLGICIPPLAPWWIIVIGTLFAIIIAKQLYGGLGQNLFNPAMVGYVVLLISFPVQMTSWLPVLGLQSEPVSFMDCLNVIFTGHTGEGNTLHQLMLDIDGVTQATPLDTLKTSLKNGLTAHEIMQKPIFGSFAGLGWMWVNIGFLLGGLYLLFRKTIQWMIPVSFLLTLTIASTIGWLVAPDASGTPLFELFSGATMFGAFFIATDPVTASTTFRGRLIFGAVVGLMVYLIRTLGGYPDGVAFGVLIANMAVPLIDHYTQPRVYGR
- the rsxC gene encoding electron transport complex subunit RsxC; protein product: MSSVIKAIQSGRIWDFDGGIHPPEMKSQSNNTPIRRIDLAPYYVVPLQQHAGQAGNLIVKTGEKVLKGQPLTQYHGGGRILPVHAPTSGTIIAVEPRTIAHPSGLSDLCVVIEPDGNDTWVEREQIEDYHLLTPEQLIAKIRSAGIAGLGGAGFPTAAKLTGGANLIKLLIINAAECEPYITADDRLMQDRADEIIEGIRILRHILRPEQVVIGIEDNKSLAIESLRKSLDGSEDIQLRIIPTKYPSGGAKQLIKILTGMEVPKGKHSSAIGVLMQNVGTAFAIKRAIIEGEPLIERVVTLTGDAIHDKGNIWARLGTPVQHLLSHAGYRRTAGNGQIIIGGPLMGFSLPHLDVPVVKITNCILAPGAAEFGEEHAEQACIRCSSCADACPVNLLPQQLYWFSRGKEHDKARQYNIMDCIECGACAYVCPSNIPLVQYYRQEKAELWEIRREERKSEIAKQRFEAKQQRLQREKEEREQRAQQAAQARRASQTSSEGVDPVQAVLARIKAKQAQSAAPESTVPSADAQPIQQLRPLTPDAESAPVVADDSMAAAREARKQLAREQRARKAAQQNAESSTAPASGVADSSENTDPRQAAVAAAIARAKARKAAQEQGADTTAAASHNEPATVAPNAESTATPSDATAEAVDPRKAAVAAAIARAKARKAAQEQGTDTTAVINHNEPVAEAPNAENTATPSDATTEAVDPRKAAVAAAIARAKARKAAQEQGTDITAAVNHSEPATEGPNAESAATPSDATAEAVDPRKAAVAAAIARAKARKAAQEQGADTTSAVNHTEPATVAPNVESTATPSDATTEAVDPRKAAVAAAIARAKARKAAQEQAKTQASEE